The Aureispira anguillae genome contains a region encoding:
- a CDS encoding response regulator: MNKKYKILLLEDDPYVSSNLEEELEELNFEVLSVFNKQDAFIKLNAIKFDLAILDIRIGNDYEAGIEVASYIKDHIQIPFIYLTSNNDGRIKEAAFVAEPNSYLPKPYDIRVLLPIIELAFFNYSKQGNFRAFPKPLTDSIFIKKNKLIPIENEKFKLVEDKGNFGKSKIMQGDIVWIRSSKNRVFLKTINQSINRFGHVPVEEQDCYCLSTTLKKFESFVNPWFIKRASNAALINLNYVENIIDQAQIIMSDKSIIRVTNKKLLDYFNITKAK, from the coding sequence ATGAATAAAAAGTATAAAATCCTATTGTTAGAAGATGATCCTTATGTCTCTAGTAATTTAGAAGAAGAGTTAGAGGAGTTAAATTTTGAGGTCCTTAGTGTTTTTAATAAACAAGATGCGTTTATCAAATTAAATGCAATCAAATTTGACTTAGCAATTCTGGATATTAGGATTGGGAATGATTATGAGGCAGGAATAGAAGTTGCCTCATATATAAAAGACCATATACAAATTCCCTTTATTTATCTTACATCTAATAATGACGGTCGGATTAAAGAAGCTGCTTTTGTTGCAGAGCCTAATAGCTACCTCCCCAAACCTTATGATATCAGAGTTCTATTGCCAATAATAGAATTAGCCTTTTTTAACTATTCCAAACAAGGCAACTTTAGAGCCTTTCCTAAACCGTTAACGGACTCTATTTTTATAAAAAAGAATAAGCTCATACCTATTGAAAATGAAAAGTTTAAGCTAGTTGAAGATAAGGGTAATTTTGGTAAATCGAAAATAATGCAAGGCGATATTGTTTGGATCCGATCTAGCAAAAACAGAGTTTTTTTGAAGACTATAAACCAGAGCATAAATCGTTTTGGTCATGTGCCGGTTGAAGAACAAGATTGTTATTGCTTATCAACAACACTCAAAAAGTTTGAATCATTTGTAAACCCATGGTTTATAAAACGGGCTAGTAATGCTGCATTGATTAATTTGAATTATGTAGAGAACATTATCGACCAAGCACAGATAATTATGAGTGACAAAAGCATCATAAGAGTAACGAATAAAAAATTGTTGGATTATTTCAATATAACAAAGGCAAAATAA